Part of the Gadus macrocephalus chromosome 22, ASM3116895v1 genome, AGGCCTTCTTGCtgattaactttttttttttctcactgcAGTCTatttgctgctgctggctccTGAAACTTGGCATCTTTTAGCCCTTACGAGTGCATCAATATCATATTTCTCCTTCATATGGTATTGTAGGTCAGCCTGAATGTCTTTATCTCTGAGAAGAGTGTCAAACTGACGGTGATTCGCGCTCTGATGAAACTTACAGTTTTTACAACCACACTCATAACATGAtccattttttgtgttttgcaacACAACGCTTCTTGATTCAAAATACAGTGAAATGCCCAAAAATCTTGTCCCCCATTTGCGCTCTGTACTTGCTCTCGGGATTTTGTCACAACGCCTGCCTTTCTCCCGACCATTGATGGTGCGCCATCTGTACCCAGGCTGACGGCACGGGACCAGTCCACTCAGACCTTGTCCAGCGCTCCAACGAGAGAGCTGAATATGTCATTCGCTGTTGTAGTGTCCTTCATAGGCACCAATCAAGGAACTCCTCAGTGATTGTCAAAGTCTCATCAACACCCCGAATAAATATGGCCAGTTGAGCAATATCTGTTATATCAGTGCTCTCATCAATTGCAACCGAAATAGCAATATATGACTTGATTTTATCATTCATTTGCCTGCGAGGCCAAAGTCTCCTGTGAGCTCTGTTACCCTATCTGCAACAGTGTTCTTGCACAGACTAATGTTGGCAAAGGCAGATCGCTTTTCAGGGAACACGACTTCTGCAGCCTTCAGCATGCATGTTTTCACAAACTCACCATCAGAAAATGGCTTGGATGCTTGCACTATCTCGTGAGCAATAAGGCATCACTGACCTCGCGGCTGAAAGTAAAAGTAGACTGCTGTTTCTTCAGACCAGCTAACAAttagtctcctctcctctcctcttttcttagTTGTCCTTTCAAATAGTGATATTTTTCTTTATGAGTCTCATAATGGCGCCAAATATTATATTCTTTGAGCACTGAAACTTGCTGATTACATACCAAGCACACTGCTTTTGTATTCACCTCTCTGAATAAATAATTCTCAGTCCATTTTTCCTGGAAAACTCTGCACGCTGAATCCACTTTTTGGTAATGGGGATGTCAAGTGTGGAATTccttcctttttttgttttggctgCCCCCTAGCGGCTGGAGGGAGcattttggttatttctttagaaAATCATAACTCATCACAGGAATGGGCTAGAGACTTACTTTTTCTTTGTTGACATACTCAGAAATTAATGCTCTACAAGGCGCGGGCCTGATCAAATCATCTCGGGCCGTATGTTTGACACCACTGTTCTAGGAGATACAACAGGGCATGAACAACGTGTGGTAAGGCTTCTTAatgtggtgatggggttctcaGGGCATGACCATCAGGCCTCTGGTGGAACTGCTGGccgtgaagaagaagaaggagaccAGGAGGTCCATCAACGAGGAGATCCACACCCAGGTCAGAGAGAAGGAGCCGTCGcatcataataatgatgatgaataTCATTATGTTtcttttaatatattttataatatatgaATACAATTTTTCGATAAGTATgatactttatatatatttaaagctCCAAGTGcccaataaaatataatataaaccaTGAGAAGAACAGAAACATTTACATAATGTAGCAGACACTTCAACTCAATAGTGGCTTTCAAATGAGTCCgatcaaaacaaacaatcaatatCGGGGTAACTTAATACCTCCTTGTTGTGCTTTGGTTCCTGTTATTTTCTCTGATGATTAATAATTGATAAACCATGTCTCCATTAGTTCCTGGACCACCTCCTGACGGGCATCGAAGGCGTCTGTGGACACTACGGACATCACCACTGGAAAGACAAGTAGGTCTTGGCTCTGGCCATCACCCCTCCACCATGCACCATGCACCATGCACCATGCACCATGCACCATGCACCATGCACCATGCACGACTTAGTACTTGCCTGgaccttttttttaaattgagcatTATAAAAATATTGACCTGgtccttttttatttactttgtttAAATACACGTTGCCCCGGCAATTTAAGCTACCttagttttgtttattttagctTATGTTACTATAACTTATCTTAGTTTATCTCGGTTTATCTGACCTTATCCTTAAactacatttataaatgtagCTTTTTAAATGTACGTTATTTAATTAGTGACCTGTCCCTTTCATTTATCTTCATTTAAATATGCCCCGCCCTCCAGGCTGAACCGCTTCAACAAGACGTACGTGAAGCGCTGGCTGATTGCCGGGGAGCGCTCCATGGAGCCCCAGCTCATCTCCTTCTACAACAAGATGGAGATGAGGCAGGCCATGATGATGGTGGAGAGCGGCAGCTCGGCCAAGCTGCCCGGACTCATATCCATGcagtaagacacacacagacacagacacagacacacacacacacacacacacagtgaaacaccTTAAGTCACCCATCGTTTTTAAATTAGCTCTCATCCGTTAAACACTAGCAGCCACATTGGGCAggtgcaataaaatacttaatTTGCCAATTCCACtgtgagaaaaaacacacacacgcacacacacacacgcacacacacctacacacacacacctacacacagacatgcacacgcgcCGAGTGATAGCCGCGAAAAGCTATTTTGAGTTGAAGATGGAGCTTGTCTGTGTAAGGTGAAAATTGTGCTATCTTAGCTTATAAGTGAGATATGAGAAAACTATTATTCAGGTGTTACAGCAGCAACACAACAGATGAGATGGATGTTGAAAAGGGGATTTATTTGATGGTGGTTATTAaagtttaatgtgtgtgtgtgtgtgtgtgtgtgtgtgtgtgtgtgtgtgtgtgtgtgtgtgtgtgtgtgtgtgtgtgtgtgtgtgtgtgtgtgtgtgtgtgtgtgtgtgtgtgtgtgtgtgtgtgtgtgtgcaggaacaTCCAGCCCAAAGTGGAGTCCAGGGGGAGAACCATACCCAAGATCTCcaagggcagagaggaggagatccGGAGGATTCTACGGTCCAACCTGCAGCAGACCAAACAGAGGGTAGGTCATAATGTTTTGTCTTTGAGACCTTTGTATGGATATAGATTCAATTCAAGATGGAGACGGAAACATTTGAACTCTTAAATGTGATTTTAGAATGAGAGTGCTGAAGAGGGCAAGATTTTGAAACTAGACAaccaaaatgtaaataatgaaTTATCCGGACCAATCAGGAAGGACATaccctgattggttagacatGAGCCCGGTCCAGTGtaaaaagacaaaataattTACAACAGAAACGGGCGTGGTTAACTTGCAACAGACTTTCTCAAATAATAATAGCCAACCCattgggcctaaaaaaaaaaaaaattgtttggttccggtttccgaccgaccctgtcaatttatgtgcgacccaaattattttatgagctttaaaaaaaaaaatgctaactATAATTAAGTTTTAGTActgcacctcttcattctgtacaaggatgagcgaattttctcgtttttaaatgaaaacaacctacctataattcgctgccgctggaaaaaataaaataactataaTAAAATCGatcaaattacactcaaataatagcttTAGATTGAAATATAAGCTTCAGAATTAACGACCAAAATAAAGAGGTTCATTCATAAAGATTGTGTGTTCCACACTTTGTGTGACTTCACCGTTTTCAAACCTTTCCTCTCAAGCTGTTTATTCTGTAACCGCTGACCCTCCGCCCCCCCTCGGTCTGTGTCCTCCCGTCTGTCCTCAGCTGCGGTCGTACAGCCGCCACGACCTGTTCGCCGACCCCTTCGAGGACATGAACGAGAACCTCAGCGAGATGCGCTTCCGGAAGCAGCGGgttgagatggagaggagggtaCGTCTCCGTGTGAATGAAGCAGCGGgttgagatggagaggagggtaCGTCTCCGTGTGAATGAAGCAGCGGgttgagatggagaggagggtaCGTCTCCGTGTGGATGAAGCAGCGGgttgagatggagaggagggtaCGTCTCCGTGTGAATGAAGCAGCGGgttgagatggagaggagggtaCGTCTCCGTGTGGATGAAGGGCGCAGCGCTGAAGAGCGGTTGTTCTGCCACATGTTCCCCATCCCTGCATAGCGATCTGGTTGGTCCAGCTCGAGTTTTGAAACTTTGTATTTCTATACCGCACTGTGCAACGGACCAACTGTCTTTTAATGTTCATTATCATTGATTGTGGCAACGGAAAGGCTCAATTGCATGAGGCACTTATGGCACTTATGTCTATGAAcgtctttactgtaccgacagcgatatattgttattTGTCTTTCTTCGGACAAATGCAATTATTGTAAATCGCTTCGGATTAAAGCATCTACTATACGCCCTCAATTTGCCAATTTTTTGTTAACTAAATATCAAATATCTAAAAAAAATTTCATTTGATCGAGTCTCCATCGGGAGTAACGGTGGGTCACCATCGTCTTTCCTTTCGATAGCTTATGCAGACAGGGGACGCCACACCTCTCTGtccggagcagtcagggtggggcgtctctgctcagggacgcctcgacactcagctaggaggagccggggatcgaactagcaaccttccggtcaccagccaacccgctctacctcctgagctactgcccgCTCTACAGAAGGCTGTTTCTTTGCCCCCTTTGGATTGTGGTGGTTTATGAACGATCCAGATGTAcgctaacctgtgtgtgtgtgtgtgtgtgtgtgtgtgtgtgtgtgtgtgtgtgtgtgtgtgtgtgtgtgtgtgtgtgtgtgtgtgtgtgtgtgtgtgtgtgtgtgtgtgtgtgtgtgtgtgtgtgtgtgtgtgtgtgtagatgagtCACTACCTCACTGTGCCCGCCAATCGACAAGAGACCCCGCCGGTGAGAAGGGTCCGCTTTGAGTCAGGTGAGACACTCGCACCACGGTACCGAGTCATGATGCATGTCTCGGCAGTTTGTATTCCCAGTGTCATTCTTCTATTGTGAATGAATTGGCTTTATAACATACCTTTTAATGTAGGGAATATAGGAAATATTACCTTTTTATGAAAAGGGAATAATAACCAAAACATccttaaaatgttttttaaagtgTCTCTCTTGTGGCAACCTGACCAGATTAATAACCCTATTAAGACTACTAGCCCTTGAATATTGGCAGTTGGTATCTTCATTGGTACACCAGACTACACTTTTGACATCATTGTCTCTGATTATGTGTGTCTTCACCAGACGACCAGGAGAGTTCCAGAGAGAGTTCCGGCGTCAGGGCTCGCAACGTCGGGCCCAACTCCTCTCCAGCCGATGCCATCAGCGTGTTGGAGGAATCCCCTCCTCTGAGGCCCAATCGGAGGAGCGATGGCGGGGCCAGGCGGAGCACGGAACACGGAGCACAAGCGacggacgacgacgacgacgacgacgacgcggAGGAAGAGACGGGAGAACCCCAGACACCAGCGCGACGCGTCAGCGACCCCGGTCCGAActagcacaaaaaaaaaacgactttATATCGGGACGACTCGACAAAGGCATATCCcaaactgaaactgaaagtgGCGGACGCGCTCGGGCTTCCTGCTCGTcgagtttatttaaaaacatcCCAGAAAAGCCACATCTATCTCAGACATTGACATGAGACGATTATTTTTGGTTGTGTTGTTGTCATATTTAAATTGTTTGCCAGTGTTTCTGTCATTACATTTTCACACGTTTAATATTTTATACTGAAATAGCCTACGTGCGAAGAAAATAAGTAAAAGAATGTATGAAAAAGTGCTTTGTCATTGTTACTGTGACTTGAGTACACACTGCTTCCTAATAAGAGGAGATGTCTGAGCTGTGTCTTGGCAAATAAACATACACTCCTTTCTAACAATGTTTAAAACATTGTAGTCTTGAAGCAACGCCTAAGGTTTAGTTGCTCGACGTCGTTCCCTACTCATGGCACAGATATTAAGAAATTAATATTCCAGGAATCATCCGCAGACCAGTTTAACCAGTATTCCAAAATGACCAGAAAACAATCTTTGCACTTAATTGTTTGGTTTTGCAGCACTTCTGCATGAATGTTGAATGTGTTTTCGCTCAGGAACTGAGCGACGTAAACGGACAACCCTTTTCATCACCAAAAAAAATGGGGTTACCATGAAGGGTTCCCATCCAAAAAATAGTGTTCAGTTTCGTTACAATCCTCAGGAGGGTCCCTATCTTGCGTTGCCTGTTTCTCGCTAATGTGCTTTGTTGTGTCATCTTGAAATGCCACAAAAGAAGATCTCAGACAACAAGTGTCAGTTAAATTTATATATTTCCACCTTGGAAGTTCCTGCACTGTCAGAAACCGTAGTAAAGAGTGAAACACAGACCTGTGAGACCATAACTTGCCTCTGCACAGTGATGTATATGCCAGAGCTTTTTGCTGTTCGCAGATGTTTGCTTtaaaatgtattgtttttgtgtgccaAAGACACTGTTTATATTAAAGTGAATATTCTGATGCCAAATGTGAATTTATTTGTCAAATTAAAAGAAAATACTTTACAGAAGTACCTTGAATAAAGACAGCTGTGTCTTTGTTTCTCCAATAATGAATTGACATAAGATGTCAATTAAATTGTGATTTAAAATCACAATTTTACATCGTAGAAATAGAGATAGCCTTGTAAATAATTTAAGCTCATatatttccccctttttttaattaattggcCACCTGTTAACCAACAAGTAGCCTATTAAAATGTAACCAAGCCACGGCGGCTTGAAAGTGAAAACATTTGTTATAGTCATGCTCAAGTCATTATGTCTCTTCTCCACTCCTCCTGTTTCAACAGCTGAACGGGTAGCCAAGTAGTGGAGGGGGAAAGTAAGTACTGCCGTGGTCTCCCAGGGGATTTATTGTATGAATAACAGGGACTTCGAAGTACCCAACATGCCAACCTTCCGTGCGTTTGTTTGTACGAGGGCTCCGCAACGCCATGGACAACACAGTCGACAGGCTGCATAGGATAATCAGTATATCAAACCAACAGCAAGCATGGACTTCAACGGAACCTGGAAGGTGTATTATGATGACAATCTGGAAGGGTTTCTGAAAGCAATGTGTAAGAAACGCCGTTGAACTTTGATCCGATTTTTGTTGAACTTTGATCCGATATGGTTGTTTAACTTTTGTTTGCTTTTATTTGAAAGCTGTACCTGAGATGATGATCAAAATGTCCAAGGACGTGAAGCCGGTGACCGTCATAAAGCAGAACGGCCCTAACTTCACCATCGAGGTGAAGACGCCCGTACGCACCAACGTCAACTCCTTCAGCCTGGGGAAGGAGACGGAGATCACCGCTATGGATGGGAGGAAGTTCAAGGTAGGTCTACTTCCAATAGTCAGTTATTAGGAAGTTATGGATGGATCAAGCATCTCAGCTCTGATCCTCCCTACCTCTTGAGGTGTACAGCCTCTATAAAGCATTAGTTGTCTACCAACCCTAAACTATAGCCtagtttaatttttatttctcgtataaacaaaaaaacagcaatttctttatatttttctGTATTCTCTTTATTAAAAACCATCTTCAATATTTTCATCATTCTTCATGTATctgtaaatgaatgaatgaatgaatgaatgaatgaatgaatgaatgaatgaccaGTGTACAgtcagggaagaggaggggaagctGGTGTTCGAAACAGACAAGTTCACCTCTGTTCGTGAGATCCAAGGAGAGGACATGGTGGAAGTAGGATTAATTTTGATTCATTCAATGATCAATGgatcaatgttttgttttttagaaGTCCAATTGCAGTATGACGAAGGCATAATCAACAGATTTAAGCATCTCTTCCTATCTGCAGACGGTGACTGCTGGCTCCGCGTGCCTCATCAGGAAAAGCAAGCGGGTCTGATGAACGTCGGCAACTACCAATATGGCCACCAGATCGCGCCAAAGTCTTCCTCAAACGACATTAAATGATTTGAAGCAAATAAAATAGTTGTCGGTCTTTAATACCGTTTCGCTATGTTAAACTATTATTGtcgattgtttatttttttttatgcttttctTCTATGCACATGATGATTGGGTTGTTCACGGGATTAGACAAGACTAACGGAAAGGGCTAGTGTTCACGGTAATGAGAGGATCTAAGGGTGGCAGAAGAGAGCGAGGATGGATATGGAAATACCGCAGGGAAACTCAATGTAACAATCAGTAGGCCCTACAAATAAAGGATGACAGACATAATAGATACATCACATCAGCTTAAAAGGGGCTGGAGTCCGGAGATAATGAGTTTCAGGAGAGAGGATGTCGCCAGGTACGATTATAC contains:
- the LOC132451018 gene encoding fatty acid-binding protein, liver-like, producing the protein MDFNGTWKVYYDDNLEGFLKAMSVPEMMIKMSKDVKPVTVIKQNGPNFTIEVKTPVRTNVNSFSLGKETEITAMDGRKFKCTVREEEGKLVFETDKFTSVREIQGEDMVETVTAGSACLIRKSKRV